From one Rhizobium rosettiformans genomic stretch:
- a CDS encoding sugar phosphate isomerase/epimerase family protein — protein sequence MTKLGFQLYSARNFQPFSGIYPKLQAAGYSEVEGYGALYASLADGELDAFRKELDDNALTMPTAHFGLDMIENDPARVLKIAKTLGIEAVYCPYLMPDQRPTDASGWFAFGQRLQSAGKPLRDAGLIFGWHNHDFEFVALADGSTPQEQIFAGGPELDWEADIAWVIRGKADPFAWIESYGKRISAVHVKDIAPAGENTDEDGWADVGHGTVDWKGLIAALKSTSVKHFVVEHDNPKDIDRLITRSIASFNTY from the coding sequence ATGACCAAACTCGGCTTTCAGCTTTACAGCGCCCGCAATTTCCAGCCCTTCAGCGGCATCTATCCGAAGCTCCAGGCCGCTGGTTACAGTGAAGTTGAGGGTTACGGCGCCCTCTACGCTTCGCTCGCCGATGGTGAGCTCGATGCCTTCCGCAAGGAGCTCGATGACAACGCCTTGACCATGCCGACCGCGCATTTCGGCCTCGACATGATCGAGAACGATCCGGCTCGCGTGCTCAAGATCGCCAAGACGCTCGGCATCGAGGCGGTTTACTGCCCCTATCTTATGCCCGATCAGCGCCCAACGGATGCGAGCGGCTGGTTCGCTTTCGGTCAGCGCCTCCAGTCCGCCGGCAAGCCGCTGCGCGATGCCGGGCTCATCTTCGGCTGGCACAATCACGACTTCGAATTCGTGGCATTGGCGGATGGATCGACCCCGCAGGAGCAGATCTTCGCCGGCGGTCCCGAGCTCGACTGGGAAGCCGATATCGCCTGGGTCATCCGCGGCAAGGCTGATCCCTTCGCCTGGATCGAAAGCTACGGCAAGCGCATCAGTGCCGTCCACGTGAAGGATATCGCTCCGGCTGGCGAGAATACAGACGAAGACGGCTGGGCCGATGTTGGCCATGGCACAGTCGACTGGAAGGGCCTGATCGCGGCGCTGAAGAGCACAAGCGTCAAGCATTTCGTCGTCGAACACGACAATCCGAAGGATATCGACCGGCTGATCACCCGCTCGATCGCCTCCTTCAACACCTATTGA
- a CDS encoding beta-mannosidase, with amino-acid sequence MTQNAHTGAIDLHGEWRLSSADGDHQAAITLPGDVHSALHAAGLIPDPYFGRNEEVVQWVAERDWVIERQVVVPDISGSWYLDIDYLDTVAVVFVNDVPVLSADNCFRRYRPDVSQALQPGENTIRIVFHSSITAGAERQARQPFYIPYSTANSPIPNGNMLRKPQCHFGWDWNIAIAPLGIYGTLCLKKLDPARIEHVETEQVHHADGRVELKVTATIHSIDPAVVPVHFDLDGERVRLDVGIAAGETKVVHVFEIENPRLWWPAGSGEQALYTLTVDLPTETVARQIGLRTVELITDPDEAGSRFALKVNGREIFCRGANWIPADALFSRSSEEKTTDLLNSAVAAHMNMIRIWGGGFYEADWFYDVCDRLGLMVWQDFMFACNLYPCTDDFLDNVAHEVEYQVKRLSSHASIVIWCGDNELVGALTWFPESRDNRDRYLVAYDRLNRTIEQGVKKTFPQGIWWPSSPASGYLDYGDAWHADGSGDMHYWSVWHENKSFDNYRTVKPRFCSEFGFQSYTSLPVIESFADKADMNIASPVIELHQKNAGGNERIAGTMFRYFRFPKDFANFVYLSQIQQGLAIKTAVEYWRSLKPHCMGTIYWQLNDTWPVASCSSLDYGGSWKAMHYMVRHFFQPVAVAAIPSEDGSSIALSMVNDTLDTVTIDANLFVLTLSGERMPLKSVQGDCGPDAADLLVTLDSTEIPADGLLAWSFIASNGMSGEGHFVHGTYKALDLEPSRLETTVTPTANGGFEITVTAHGLALFVMLESATAGRYSDNAFDLSAGESRRIVFTPETALPAGTVPNFRIYDLYTCQSAD; translated from the coding sequence ATGACCCAGAATGCCCACACCGGCGCCATCGATCTCCACGGCGAATGGCGTCTTTCGTCCGCCGACGGCGACCATCAGGCGGCGATCACGCTGCCGGGCGATGTGCATTCGGCGCTACATGCCGCAGGCCTGATCCCCGATCCCTATTTCGGCCGCAACGAGGAAGTCGTGCAGTGGGTCGCCGAGCGCGACTGGGTCATCGAACGTCAGGTCGTCGTCCCTGATATTTCTGGCAGCTGGTATCTCGACATCGACTATCTCGATACGGTGGCCGTCGTCTTCGTCAATGATGTGCCGGTGCTGTCTGCCGACAACTGCTTCCGCCGTTATCGCCCCGATGTGAGCCAGGCGCTGCAGCCGGGCGAAAACACCATCCGCATCGTCTTCCATTCCAGCATCACGGCCGGCGCCGAGCGCCAGGCGCGCCAGCCCTTCTACATTCCCTATTCGACCGCGAATTCCCCGATTCCCAACGGCAATATGCTGCGCAAGCCGCAATGCCATTTCGGCTGGGACTGGAACATCGCGATCGCGCCGCTCGGGATCTACGGCACGCTGTGCTTAAAGAAGCTCGACCCCGCCCGCATCGAGCATGTGGAGACCGAGCAGGTCCATCACGCCGATGGTCGCGTCGAGCTCAAGGTTACCGCTACCATCCATTCGATCGACCCCGCCGTCGTGCCCGTGCATTTCGACCTCGACGGTGAGCGTGTGCGCCTGGACGTCGGCATTGCCGCCGGCGAGACCAAGGTCGTGCATGTCTTCGAGATCGAAAACCCGCGCCTCTGGTGGCCGGCGGGTTCCGGTGAGCAGGCGCTCTATACACTCACCGTCGACCTGCCGACCGAAACCGTCGCCCGCCAGATCGGCCTTCGTACCGTCGAGCTGATCACCGATCCGGATGAGGCCGGCAGCCGCTTCGCGCTCAAGGTCAACGGCCGCGAGATCTTCTGCCGTGGCGCCAACTGGATCCCGGCGGATGCGCTGTTCTCCCGCTCCTCGGAAGAGAAGACCACCGATCTGCTGAATTCCGCCGTCGCTGCACATATGAACATGATCCGCATCTGGGGCGGCGGCTTCTACGAGGCCGACTGGTTTTACGACGTCTGCGACCGGCTCGGGTTGATGGTCTGGCAGGACTTCATGTTCGCCTGCAATCTCTACCCCTGCACGGACGACTTCCTCGACAACGTCGCCCACGAGGTCGAATACCAGGTCAAGCGCCTGTCGAGCCACGCCTCGATCGTCATCTGGTGCGGTGACAATGAGCTCGTCGGCGCGCTTACCTGGTTCCCGGAATCCCGCGACAACCGCGACCGCTATCTCGTCGCCTATGATCGCCTCAATCGCACCATCGAGCAGGGCGTCAAGAAGACCTTTCCCCAGGGCATCTGGTGGCCGTCGAGCCCGGCCTCCGGCTATCTCGACTATGGCGATGCCTGGCATGCCGATGGTTCCGGCGACATGCATTACTGGTCGGTCTGGCACGAGAACAAGAGTTTCGATAATTACCGAACTGTCAAGCCGCGCTTCTGCTCGGAATTCGGCTTCCAGTCCTATACCTCGCTGCCGGTCATCGAGAGTTTTGCCGACAAGGCGGACATGAACATCGCCTCGCCCGTGATCGAGCTGCACCAGAAGAATGCGGGCGGCAATGAGCGGATCGCGGGTACCATGTTCCGCTATTTCCGCTTCCCCAAGGATTTCGCCAATTTCGTCTATCTGAGCCAGATCCAGCAGGGGTTGGCGATCAAGACCGCGGTTGAATACTGGCGGTCGCTGAAGCCGCATTGCATGGGCACGATCTACTGGCAACTCAACGACACCTGGCCGGTCGCCTCCTGCTCCAGCCTTGACTACGGCGGCAGCTGGAAGGCGATGCATTACATGGTGCGCCACTTCTTCCAGCCGGTAGCGGTTGCTGCCATTCCGTCCGAGGATGGCAGCAGCATTGCGCTCTCCATGGTCAACGACACGCTCGATACGGTCACCATCGACGCCAATCTCTTCGTGCTGACGCTGTCGGGTGAGCGCATGCCGCTGAAAAGCGTGCAGGGCGATTGCGGCCCGGATGCCGCCGACCTGCTGGTCACGCTCGATTCCACCGAGATCCCGGCCGACGGCCTGCTCGCCTGGAGCTTCATCGCCTCCAACGGCATGAGCGGGGAGGGGCATTTCGTCCACGGCACCTACAAGGCGCTCGATCTCGAACCGTCACGGCTTGAAACGACGGTCACCCCGACCGCAAACGGTGGCTTCGAAATCACGGTCACAGCGCATGGGCTTGCACTCTTCGTCATGCTCGAAAGCGCGACTGCCGGTCGCTATTCCGACAACGCCTTCGACCTTTCGGCCGGCGAGAGCCGCCGCATCGTCTTCACGCCCGAGACCGCTCTGCCCGCCGGCACCGTACCGAATTTCCGGATCTACGATCTCTACACCTGCCAGTCGGCGGACTGA
- a CDS encoding ABC transporter ATP-binding protein: MSHSVSIKDLSLSFGAVKVLENLNLDIVDGEFIVLLGSSGCGKSTLLNCIAGLLEPTDGQIFIKGKNVTWEEPKDRGIGMVFQSYALYPQMSVKKNLSFGLQVAKMPKDEIEKRVQRAADILQIGPLLDRKPSALSGGQRQRVAIGRALVRDVDVFLFDEPLSNLDAKLRSELRVEIKRLHHSLKNTMIYVTHDQIEALTLADRIAIMKSGVIQQLADPNTIYNQPRNLFVAGFIGSPSMNFLHGDLVNEGGEVFFRTHDVLFSMKGYRSEEPLTGGRKVILGVRPEHIKVDEEAGIGELHEAVVDIEEPMGADNLLWLKHAGHTMSVRIGGTRRYAPGAKVRLGFDMEVASLFDAQTEERI, translated from the coding sequence ATGTCGCATAGTGTATCGATCAAGGACCTCTCGTTGAGCTTCGGCGCCGTCAAGGTGCTGGAAAACCTCAATCTCGACATCGTCGACGGCGAGTTCATCGTTCTCCTGGGCTCATCCGGCTGCGGCAAGTCCACGCTTTTGAACTGCATCGCTGGCCTTCTGGAGCCGACCGACGGGCAGATCTTCATCAAGGGCAAGAACGTCACCTGGGAAGAGCCCAAGGACCGCGGCATCGGCATGGTGTTCCAGTCCTACGCGCTCTACCCGCAGATGTCGGTGAAGAAGAACCTCTCCTTCGGCCTGCAGGTTGCCAAGATGCCGAAGGACGAGATCGAAAAGCGCGTCCAGCGCGCTGCCGACATCCTGCAGATCGGGCCTCTGCTCGACCGCAAGCCGTCGGCATTGTCCGGTGGTCAGCGTCAGCGTGTGGCGATCGGTCGTGCCCTGGTGCGCGACGTCGACGTCTTCCTGTTCGACGAGCCGCTTTCCAACCTCGACGCCAAGCTGCGCTCGGAGCTACGCGTCGAGATCAAGCGCCTGCACCACAGCCTCAAAAACACGATGATCTACGTAACGCACGACCAGATCGAGGCGCTGACGCTTGCCGACCGTATCGCGATCATGAAGAGCGGCGTCATCCAGCAGCTCGCGGATCCGAATACGATCTACAACCAGCCGCGAAACCTCTTCGTTGCCGGCTTCATCGGTTCTCCGTCGATGAACTTCTTGCATGGCGACCTCGTCAACGAAGGCGGCGAGGTCTTCTTCCGCACCCATGACGTTCTCTTCTCGATGAAGGGATATCGCTCGGAGGAGCCGCTGACGGGTGGCCGCAAGGTCATCCTCGGCGTGCGTCCGGAGCATATCAAGGTCGATGAAGAGGCTGGTATCGGCGAGTTGCACGAGGCCGTCGTCGACATCGAGGAGCCGATGGGCGCCGACAACCTGCTCTGGCTCAAACATGCCGGCCACACAATGTCGGTCCGCATCGGCGGCACCCGTCGTTATGCGCCGGGCGCCAAGGTTCGCCTCGGCTTTGACATGGAAGTTGCCTCTCTTTTCGATGCGCAGACCGAAGAGCGCATCTGA
- a CDS encoding carbohydrate ABC transporter permease, whose amino-acid sequence MANPGSLNTTAAGFDAVSDHVGSGPRGAKPKRTFSGRNIMLYGSLIFFAIYYLIPLYVMIVTSLKGMPEIRLGNIFSPPMEITFEPWVKAWATACTGLNCDGLSRGFWNSVRITVPSTLISILIASVNGYALANWRFKGAELFFTILIIGAFIPYQVMIYPIVIVLRELGIYGTLTGLVVVHTIFGMPILTLLFRNYFTSLPEELFKAARIDGAGFWQIYLRIMLPMSLPIFVVAMILQITGIWNDFLFGVVFTRPEYYPMTVQLNNIVNSVQGVKEYNVNMAATLLTGAVPLIVYFISGRLFVRGIAAGAVKG is encoded by the coding sequence GTGGCTAATCCCGGTTCTCTCAACACCACTGCTGCCGGTTTCGACGCCGTGTCAGACCATGTCGGGTCAGGGCCTCGCGGGGCCAAGCCGAAGCGGACCTTCTCGGGTCGCAATATCATGCTCTACGGATCGCTGATCTTCTTTGCGATCTATTATCTGATCCCGCTCTACGTGATGATCGTCACGTCGCTGAAGGGCATGCCGGAGATCCGTCTGGGCAATATCTTCTCGCCGCCGATGGAGATCACCTTCGAGCCTTGGGTCAAGGCCTGGGCGACCGCCTGCACCGGCCTCAACTGTGATGGTCTGTCCCGCGGCTTCTGGAATTCCGTCCGCATCACCGTGCCTTCGACGCTCATCTCGATCCTGATTGCCTCGGTCAACGGCTATGCGCTGGCCAACTGGCGTTTCAAGGGTGCGGAACTGTTCTTCACCATCCTGATCATCGGCGCCTTCATTCCCTATCAGGTCATGATCTATCCGATCGTCATCGTGCTGCGCGAACTCGGTATCTACGGTACGCTGACCGGCCTCGTTGTCGTGCATACGATCTTCGGCATGCCGATCTTGACGCTGCTCTTCCGCAACTACTTCACCTCGCTGCCGGAAGAGCTGTTTAAGGCCGCCCGCATCGACGGGGCAGGGTTCTGGCAGATCTATCTGAGGATCATGCTGCCCATGTCGCTGCCGATCTTCGTCGTCGCCATGATCCTGCAGATCACCGGCATCTGGAACGACTTCCTGTTCGGCGTGGTCTTCACCAGACCGGAGTATTACCCGATGACGGTCCAGCTCAACAACATCGTCAATTCGGTCCAGGGCGTGAAGGAATACAACGTCAACATGGCCGCAACACTTCTGACCGGCGCCGTGCCGCTCATCGTCTACTTCATTTCCGGACGCCTCTTCGTCCGGGGCATCGCCGCCGGCGCAGTCAAGGGTTAA